The region ATAGAAGATGTAGCACCGACAGAGGAATATGATAAACGGGATAAGGCAATCGAGGCGGCTGAGGAAACCGCAAAGGAAAATAAACCCAGCACGTTGTCAATTCTGACAAAAGAGCATGAAGTGGAAGAAAAACGCACTTACGAACAATAATAGGGTTAGCCGGTTTAACAAGCCGGTTAGCCTTTTTTTCTGTATATATCCAGCAGGGATCAAACAACAGGTGGACGAAAAAATAAAATACACTCAGTAGGTGGCCCTATGAGTGTGACAAGATTTACATGCTCAATGTATTTTCTATTTCTGTGGTAATACTTTCCGGTTTGGTCTGCGGGGCAA is a window of Virgibacillus ihumii DNA encoding:
- a CDS encoding DUF2188 domain-containing protein: MKHYTVAPNKDATAWYVKIEDVAPTEEYDKRDKAIEAAEETAKENKPSTLSILTKEHEVEEKRTYEQ